The window GGTGATTCTGCTGTTGGAAAATCAAATTTGCTGTCAAGATTTGCTAGAAATGAATTTTATCCGAACTCAAAGTCTACCATTGGAGTAGAATTCCAAACCCAAAAGCTGGATATTAATGGAAAGGAAGTTAAAGCACAGATATGGGACACAGCAGGTCAGGAACGGTTTAGGGCTGTTACATCTGCGTACTACAGAGGTGCAGTAGGAGCTCTCCTGGTCTACGACATAAGTAGGCGACAGACGTTCGAAAGTGTTGGCAAATGGCTAAATGAGCTTCATAGTAAGATTAGTTTCAACTTTGCTGAACATTTGACATCTTCCTTCATGCATGGTCTTTGTAGGTTAATAATGTCATTGATCTGCTTTCATATTTTCTGATCAGGATAATCTCATTCTGATAAATAATTAATGAACGGAATGAATATTTTAGATCACTGTTTGAGAGGGATGGTTGCTGTATAAATTGGAAAAGTACAACATTGTGGTTGAATTCCTTCACTGTGTTCTAAGTTACTACATGGGGATGGTTTGCACCATCtcaaaaataagttttggtCTTGATTACTTAATGATGCCTTTCATTTGTGAAGTGACTAATTTTATTGAGCATATTTATAGACAGACAAATCTGAATAGGGTGTCATTGCAATTATTTCTGTTTGAATGAGCTGGCTGCAAATATGATATCTCTTATTATGATGTAGATGTTAAGATTAAATCATTACTAGATCATTATTCAGTTGCTAGGTTGGAAAATagagagatttttttttggtgTGGCCCCTTGCATTTGCATTTATTGTATTGGCTTGTTAATGCAATTGATGCTACTTGAATTGCTTTCCATATATTTATCCCTTTCACGATTGATGTTTATGATTTTACAATTGAACAGCTCACTCTGACATGAATGTTGTAACAATACTTATCGGCAACAAGTCGGATCTGAATGATGTTAGAGAAGTACCGACAGGGGAAGGCAAGGCCTTGGCGGAGGCACAGGGTTTGTTTTTCATGGAAACTTCAGCTCTTGATTCCTCCAATGTGAGTCTTGCTTTTCAGACAGTTGTGAAAGAGATTTACAATATATTAAGCCGGAAAGTAATGTCTGGTGACTCCTTGAAAAAAGATGCTCCCTCGATGGGAAGCGGGAAGACTGTGGTTTTACAAGATGGGAGCCAAGGAGGTAGTGATAATCCTCCTCCGGAGCCTAAATCAGGAGGGTGCTGCTAATATTGAAGCCAAAAAAGAAGAGTAAAAAATGCAGGTCAAATGTTTCTTATTATAATTGTTGTTACTTGCATTGCATCTAAATTGTTgtcatgtttcttcttctccattggttcattttcatgattttttttttttggaatgtaTTATTAGCAGCATTTGTATTAGTTGTTCTAAGTTTATGATGGCTGAAGAAGATAAATTAAACAAGTAGCAGCGTGTAAATGACTCGAATTGGAAATTGAAAACAAGCAtcttttttttcccttttattattatataatttaggAAAGTATTTTTCAAAATTGCATTATTAATAATCAGAATTAGAGCAAATAGATGTTGAATTTGAAAGATGTGATGAATTTTGACGAAATAAATATGCAATAGGTGAAGAGTGGACAAGGGTAGGTGAAAGCATTGCTTGACCCCAAAGGGAGATTCTGAAACAGAAAATATATAATAGGCCAACCAAATGATGATAATTGATATGTTTGTTATTCTCTTTGAAAGAGACTTCTAACTGTGAAAGTGACTTCAAAACCTCCAATTTTGGATAACaaaacaaaattttggataacaAAACAAAATGCCCACAGATTCAACcaatttttatatgaaattttgGAGTGAAATAACCCTTATTGACTCTCCACTATcagcaaataaaaaaaaatatattgttataccattttttttaaatgcagttttaacttctttttttattattatttttttagtttatccAATTTTCTGTTCGAGGCTCGTGTGCTTTTAGGTGGATTCTCTAAATTAAAGTTCTGTGTGTACGTTAAGACTCGAACTCGAGATCTAACTTAAGTGATTTAATACCTTTAACCACTAAAGCCAACCTTAATTGGTAAAATATAGTTTTAACTTTTAATAttcataaaattaaatagttTTTAACAGCTAGTGTTTTATATGTGCATAATAAAATATATGGAAAAAACTAgaaatatgtatataaaaaaataaaaacatttactctttaaaaataattataattttaaggCCGAAACCGTACGCAGTCCtctgaacttgtcaattttggtcattttactcTATGAACTTATGGAACGACCTATTTTCcccctcaactatttaaaagtggtgtTAGAAATCCTctcttttcattataacggaaacaaagTGAAGTTCCAACATTAGTACAAGTGTTTATGGAAGTATTGGAATCAGTCTGCATATATGTAGACGATTTAGAATGAGTTAAACCTAtatgtaatttttataaaagaaCTAGTGTACTTttatactaacctcatttgcagcTTGTTTTAGTAGCGCATAACCCTTTTTTATTATGACTTTGGTGCTTGCAATGAGAACATGTTATgattgtttccgttataatgaaaagagGAGATTGCTAATAccatttttaaatagttgaagagGTAAATAGGTTGTCCTGTAAGTTCAGAAGGCAAAATAACcaaaagtgacaagttcagagagctgcgtatggtttaggcctaattttaataaaatattaacttgcaaaaattaaatttaagaaaaaaaagttgTAACCTTAGATAATGTTAGCTCAAATTGGAAAAACAAAGTTGATTTAATAGggaaaaaaatacaatatattgaTTAAAGAAATAAATTGTAACCTACTCCTAATGTCACGTAACATTTATACAGTTTGTTCCAATccaaacttaatgaaaatataaaataatgcaTTTTATATGATATTTATAAGATAATAACTCCATAATGTTCATGCAATCTATTTCTTTTGTCTTATAGcctcacatgacctacttgcacataTTCTACCTTACCTCTCTTTATACTAATCCAAATGCCACGTTTCATGAAGCTACTGAACCTAGACATATATTGGTATAACATAGCCAAATTCACATTAATCTCACTTATATACAATGTATGGCATGCAAACGTATTTTGTGTTATTTCTAGCCAGGAAACAGACAACCCAcctttgcatctaccataatacACTCAGCCTAGCTAACAATAAACAAAATGGCTTGGAAAATCCTTTTACAGGCATAAACTTCAACTAGTTAGGAACAATGTTGTATAAATACACCTACTATACTTCCCAACTTCACTTGTTTGCTTTCAAAACGGAAGAAAGTtgaagagttttctttggagggTTTTAGGATATGAAAGATGAAGATTTGTTGTAAGTATATTCGAAAATTTAGGCTAAAATGATAAGAATTGAATATTGTACATCCTTTTAAAGCAATAAGGAGATGTAATTTGTCTTAACCATGGGTGACATCTCATGCTTAATGGGGTACTTGCTTACTCTTTATctctaatttaatcaattaaggtcatatttattcattcatttaggTCCTAGCTCAGTTACCTCTCACTAACTAATCATTACATCTTAACAACACACTAATCACCTTCTAATCGGATcttaatcgcattatgcatatgaaaTATCTAATGaaaatgagatgaatctaaatgTATGTATATTAATCATGAACATGTATGAATATGTGATGGAGTATGtattagggttttagggatgttaaaTGCATGTCATGTTTCTAGAGTCTAGGGATAGAGGTCCTATCAGAATCATAAATCAAAATAGTTGTCTCACAGAAACCGAAGCGTCACCAAAAGCCTTAAAGTGAAAAATTATCTTCCAAATACCATTTCTTAACACTAGGCCCCGACCCATAGACCGAGTTTTTTAAAGTAAGGAAGACATGCCTtatcgataaaaaaaaaataaaggtagAGACTGACTCATGTTATAAAAACCAAGTGTCCCGTGTGAACGcaaaaacaaaggaaatttACACGTAATAGTCTATCATTTGAGGATCGTGTTGTTCCAATAAAGGTCTGCCATCTCAAAAGGTAATAACATAAAGCATAATAGAATGTGTAACAATCTATAAATATAAGATTTATAGAGATCTACCAAATATGCCAAAAAACTCTAGTCTCCTTTCtgccttttctttctctttatctgCGATTGGAAACGAGTTTGGATCAGAGTTTTTACGTCGGTTAGCCAATAACTCCTTCATTTTGTagattcaaatgaggctttaagaGAGGGTTTAGAGGATCCAATTATCAAAATTTCCATAATATATCAGTTAGAAAGAGTTTTAGAACATCAAACCCGTTTTGTGAGTGTTCCTCAATCTTGTAATCTTAATTCTAATAAATAACATTTCTATTTCTTCCGTGGAAGTAGGCAAAATTAATCAAACCAAGTAAATATTGTGTTTTGAGTTAGCTTGCAACTTATTTTTCACATACTAACCTTGTTTAATCAACACACAATCTGATCCAATCCCTCGTAAATGGTATATTAGAATATAAGGTTTTAAGTATTGATTATCCTAAGACATGATTCGTCAATGAAGTTTGATATTGAGAATTTGATACATCAACAAACTTTGGTCCATGGTAACTCAAGATGCAAACAGTTCTTCTTATTCAAAACGAACGGGTGAAAGCGTTGTTGGGAAAAGTAGAAAGCATGCTACCATGATGGAAGAGCAAAATGAAGAAAAAGTTCAAAAGGCCCTTTAAATCATGTTTGTTATTTATCAAACTAGGTGTTGATGGAAGTCACGAAGGAAACCACCGCCGTTGCGATTTAGCACAACTTAAGGTCGCTCAATATAGGTTTGGGAACACGCAGTTTTGGGACATTTTAAAAATCAATGGGGGTCGATTGGAAAGTTCTTGAATTGGTTTAAGTTGTGCTAATTGCATTGATGGTCACTGAAGTTTGGAGTTAACTTCAAATAGGTCATCgaactttattttgttttaataaaatcattaaactTTTATTGTTACTTCTTTAAAGTCATTCTAGACATTTCATGTGAGAAAAGCTACTTAAATACTGACATGATAGTCAATTGAAAATGATTGACTTTTACGTATTATATGGCAGTCACATGATAATAAACAAAAGATatcttttttcaaaaaaaaatatttattatttacttaaTTCAACTATTTGAAACTGTAATCTgacaataaaaaatatttatttttatttttgttatttgtcACGTGATTGACACGTGATTATTATGTTATATATATTCGAGTTTTTTCCAACGTGATTGTCATGTTATATATAACGAGTTTTTTCTAATATAATTGCTAAAGTTCAGTAACTTTTTTATAAGTAATTCCAAACTTGAATGATCACTGTTGCAGTTTACCATCTAAGATTGGAATTTACCATAATAGTTTTGAAACCTGGCGTGAATTTGACAACCACGGATTACTCAACGAGTTCGTGGCTAATCATTGCAATAGGGATCAAATATTAAGGATGTGGGGACTTCATGGACCCTAtacaaaaccataaaaaaaaaaaagtgttttaAACGTGAGAAGGTTATAGAAATATTGGtgtattttagagagagaaaagcaACAAGTtacatttttcttcttcttcttctttttttttttttgtattcaaaGGATTTAGCAAATGTTTCCTCAATCTTTTAATCTTGATTCTCATATATAATATTTAGTCCCTCTTGTAAAAATAGACAAAATTAGCCGAATTTCGAAAAATTATGTTTTGAGgtatcttttaaatttttttgtttgcatactaaaattatttaataaataccCGATTTTATTCCAAACAAATATTAGTAGATATATTTTGCAATATTTCTACAGTGATTTAATTCCAAACAAATATTAGTAGATATATTTTTACAATACTTCTAGAGTATATTCTATTTTGCTTAATTAATCAATAtcacttgtatttttttttcttaatatcaATCATCTATTATGAAATGATACGTACCTCTCCTTCAATTGATTAGACCTATTGCACGGATAAAAATTCTCTTAAACCTATTAGTTCACAATACTATCTAAACAAGGAGGTGTTTTTTTTGTTACTTGATTAGAGATCTCCTATTTGTATTTTAGGCATGAAAAGTACTACATCCGCTTCATATTATATGTCTTTTTAAAGActattttttgtttcatattacatgtcattttatatcaTTAGTACGCGTTAAGTTATCttttttttctgctataaaacgcgggtttataaaaattaattagcataatgtacttattatagaataaataaataaatagtggaatcaataaataaggagCAACGTCTTTCttctaatatccttaatttttATGCAACTCTCTAAaacgacatgtaatatgaaacggagggaatagttttttacaaaaatagaaaatctttcattttttttaaaagtaaatttTTCTACCAGCAATCCATAACAGCAAACAAAAGAAACATGTCATTTGGGTTTTGACATGTCATTATATTCAATAACTGCCtcaattatttttcttaggCGGCACCATACAAACTGCTAGtcaaaatacttttttttatcagatAGGTGCTGCAGTAGCAGCAAAAcacaagagaaaaaaaaaccagAACCAAAAGCAACAAAGCTAGCAGCCTGCAGAAACTAACAAACACATTAGAGACTGcagaaaaactaaaaagacaGTATTTAGCTTATAGGAGCAGCAACAAATCTGGACTCCCCAATACCCCTAAAGTCTAACAATAAAAGACGTTTTATATCTTCCGGCGGGTCTGTCAGACAGCTGACTCCAATGGGTGACGTGTGAGACAGTTTTGCCAGCCAATCGGCGCATTTGTTGCCTTCTCTATATGTGTGTTTAAAGAGAATATGTGCTTTGCCTCGGAAAGACAAGATTTCCTGGATTAGAATGCGGTGGGGATGAATATGAGGATTCTGAAATCTTCCGTTTAGCATTTGAATAATTTCCCATGAGTCAGATTGAACGATAATTTGACTGTATCCTTGTGCGATAGTTAGCTTCAATCC is drawn from Euphorbia lathyris chromosome 9, ddEupLath1.1, whole genome shotgun sequence and contains these coding sequences:
- the LOC136205941 gene encoding ras-related protein RABA5a, whose translation is MDAYPDEEKTEDYLFKVVLIGDSAVGKSNLLSRFARNEFYPNSKSTIGVEFQTQKLDINGKEVKAQIWDTAGQERFRAVTSAYYRGAVGALLVYDISRRQTFESVGKWLNELHTHSDMNVVTILIGNKSDLNDVREVPTGEGKALAEAQGLFFMETSALDSSNVSLAFQTVVKEIYNILSRKVMSGDSLKKDAPSMGSGKTVVLQDGSQGGSDNPPPEPKSGGCC